Proteins encoded within one genomic window of Argiope bruennichi chromosome 7, qqArgBrue1.1, whole genome shotgun sequence:
- the LOC129975345 gene encoding gastrula zinc finger protein XlCGF52.1-like — MDKNIKYICDTCKKKSSIEKSQLNTYCRLFSEEFLYVCGICLDPFNFGYEVKNTQHLIFSSGNSSQFSALRPSENIEGRKTSETENTIGESNPMDPTEKPYKCDICLRSYRTQFDLRLHKNVRDEKNPFRCEVCDKYFRFKSVYQIHLKKHSNKKLYKCSFCPAAFKFKCNLRSHMNVHDDQNPFRCELCNKSCASKRELERHVASHSNERTLKCPLCPSMFKTKNNLTKHMNIHKDQNPFRYELCSKNFTSNYALERHMTSHSNERHYKCRVCSKMHKTKKSLYMHMNVHKEQNPYRCEQCNKNCSSKNNLKINMASHSEARPYNCHICSLSYKTEFNLIRHMKMKHQQDNLK; from the coding sequence atggataaaaatattaaatacatttgcgATACTTGCAAGAAGAAGTCCTCTATAGAGAAAAGTCAATTAAATACGTATTGTCGGCTTTTTTCGGAGGAATTTTTATACGTGTGTGGCATATGCTTGGATCCCTTCAACTTTGGGTACGAGGTGAAAAATACGCAACATTTAATCTTTTCAAGTGGTAATTCAAGCCAGTTCTCAGCTCTTCGCCCGAGTGAAAATATAGAGGGCCGCAAAACTTCTGAAACTGAAAACACAATCGGAGAAAGCAATCCGATGGATCCAACTGAAAAACCGTACAAATGTGACATTTGCCTTCGAAGCTACAGGACTCAATTCGATCTTCGACTCCATAAGAACGTACGCGATGAGAAGAATCCTTTTAGGTGCGAGGTGTGTGATAAATACTTTAGATTTAAATCAGTATACCAGATTCACTTAAAGAAACATTCCaacaaaaaactttataaatgcaGTTTCTGCCCTGcggcatttaaatttaaatgtaatcttCGTTCCCACATGAACGTACATGATGACCAGAATCCTTTCAGGTGTGAATTGTGCAACAAGAGTTGTGCTAGTAAAAGAGAACTTGAAAGACACGTAGCCAGTCATTCGAATGAAAGAACTTTAAAGTGCCCTTTATGTCCTTCgatgtttaaaactaaaaataacctTACTAAGCATATGAACATACATAAAGATCAGAATCCTTTCAGGTATGAATTGTGCAGTAAGAATTTTACATCTAATTATGCACTTGAACGTCACATGACCAGTCATTCGAATGAAAGGCATTACAAGTGTAGAGTTTGTTCTAAGATGCATAAAACTAAAAAGAGCCTTTATATGCATATGAATGTACATAAAGAGCAGAATCCTTATCGATGCGAACAGTGTAATAAGAACTGCAGttctaaaaataatctgaaaattaacATGGCGTCACATTCAGAAGCTAGGCCTTACAACTGTCACATTTGCTCTTTGTcctataaaacagaatttaatctTATTCGTCACATGAAGATGAAGCATCAACAggataatttgaaatga